The sequence TAGCGCGCATAGCGATCACGGGAGGTGCCGCGGGTGAAGTAGGAGCCCTTGGTCGGATGCGTGCCGGGATAGGTGCGGTAGGGGATGCCGTCACCGTCGACGTCGAGATAGCGGCCGAAGTCGCGGCCTTCCTCCAGCATCTCCGTGGTCATCACCTTGCCGCGGTCGTATTGGCGCGCGTCGTCCCATTTCAGCGGTCGGCAGAGCCGATGGTTCATGCCGATGTCGAGGTCGAGCATCAGGAAGATCGTGGTCTGCAGCCGCTCGGCGAGGTCGAACGCGGCCGCCGCGAACTCGAACGCCTCCGCCGGATCTTCCGGGAACAGCAGCACGTGCTTGGTGTCGCCATGCGAGGCATAGGCACAGGCGATGATGTCGCATTGCTGGGTGCGCGTCGGCATGCCCGTCGAGGGGCCGGCGCGCTGGATGTTCATGATCACGGCGGGAATCTCGGCAAAATATGAGAGGCCGATGAACTCTGTCATCAGCGAGATGCCCGGGCCGGATGTCGCGGTGAAGGCGCGGGCGCCGTTCCAGGATGCGCCGATGACGATGCCGATCGAGGCCAATTCGTCCTCGCCCTGCACGATCGCGTATTTCGCCTTGCCCGTCTCAGGATCGTGCCGATACTTCTTGCAATGAGCGGTGAAGGCCTCAGCCACCGAGGAGGACGGCGTGATCGGATACCACGCGCACACCGTGGCGCCGCCATAGACCGCGCCGAGCGCGGCCGCGCTGTTGCCCTCGATGAAGATGCGGTCGCCGACCTTGTCGGACTTCTTCACCCGCAGCCCGATCGGGCATTTCAGGTTCTGCAGCGCCCAGTCGCGGCCGAGATGCAGCGCGTGGACGTTGGAGGAGAGCAGCTTCTCCTTGCCCTTGTACTGCTCGCCGATCAGCTGCTCGATCACCTTCGGATCCATGTCGAGCAGCGCGCTGAGCGCGCCGAGATAGATGATGTTCTTGAACAGCTGGCGCTGGCGCGGATCGGTATAGGTCGAGTTGGTGATCGCGGTGAGGGGAACGCCGATCACGGTGATGTCGTCGCGGAATTTTGTCGACGGCATCGGTTTGGTGGAGTCATAGAACAGATAGCCACCCGGCTCGATGCCGGCGACGTCCTTGTCCCAGGTCTGCGGATTCATCGCCACCATCATGTCGACCCCGCCGCGGGCGCCGAGATGACCGTCCTCCGTCACCCGCACCTCGTACCAGGTCGGCAGGCCCTGGATGTTGGAGGGAAAGATGTTGCGCGGGGATACGGGAACGCCGTGGCGCAGGATCGCGCGCGCGAACATCTCGTTGGCGCTGGCCGAACCCGAGCCGTTGACGTTGGCGAAGCGGACGACGAAGTCGTTTACGCTGCTGAGCGGCTTTTTGTCGGACATGTCGAACCTGCGTGGGTCATCTCGATGAAATATTTCTGCATGTCCCAGGCGCCGGTGGGACAACGCTCGGCGCACAGCCCGCAATGCAGGCAGACGTCCTCGTCCTTCACCATCACGCGCCCGGTCTTCAGATCCGAGGAGACGTAGAGGTCCTGGTCCGGATGCAGCGAGGGCGCCTTCAGGCGATGGCGCAGATCGTCTTCCTCGCCGTTGGCCGTGAAGGTGATGCAGTCCATCGGGCAGATGTCGACGCAGGCATCGCACTCGATGCAGAGCGATGTCGAGAACACGGTCTGCACGTCGCAGTTCAGGCAGCGATGCGCCTCGCCGAGCGCGAGCTTGACGTCGTAGCCGAGTTCGACCTCGGCGCGGATGTCCTTGAGCGCGATCACCTTGTCGCGATGCGGCACCTTGTAGCGTTTGTCGATGGAGATGTCGTTGTCATAGCTCCATTCGTGGATGCCCATCTTCTGCGAGGAAATTTGCACCTCCGGCAGCGGGCGTTCGGTGACGTCCTCGCCGGAGAGCATCTTGTGGATCGACAGCGCGGCGTCATGGCCGTGGGCGACCGCCCAGATGATGTTCTTCGGGCCGAACGCGGCGTCGCCGCCGAAGAAGACTTTCGGATTGGTCGAGACGAAGGTCTTGGGATCGACCTCCGGCATGTGCCGTTTGTCGAACGCGATGCCGCAATCCTGCTCGATCCACGGGAAGGCGTTTTCCTGGCCGACCGCGACCAGCACGTCGTCGCAGGGAATGGTCTGATCGGGGTCGCCCGAAGGCACGAGGTTACGGCGGCCCTTGTCGTCGTATTCGGCTTTGACGTGCTGGAAGGTGACGCCGATGAGCTTGCCGCTGACATGCTTGAAGGCCACCGGCACCATGTAGTTGAGGATCGGAATGTCCTCGTGGAGCGCGTCCTCCTTCTCCCAGGGCGAGGCCTTCATCTCCTCGAAGCCGGAGCGCACGATCACCGTGACTTTCTCGCCGCCGAGGCGACGCGCGGTGCGGCAGCAATCCATCGCGGTGTTGCCGCCGCCGAGCACGATGACGCGCTTGCCGATCTTGTCGACATGGCCGAAAGACACGTTAGCCAACCACTCGATGCCGATATGGATGTTGCTAGCTGCCTCCTTGCGGCCGGGAATGTCGAGCTCGCGGCCGCGCGGCGCGCCGGAGCCGACGAAGACCGCGTCATACTTCTCCGCGAGCAGCGCCTTCATGCTCTCGATGCGGTGACCGCCTTTGTATTCAACGCCGAGACCCAGGATGTAGCCGGTCTCCTCGTCGATGACCGAATTGGGCAGACGGAATTTCGGGATCTGCGTGCGCATCATGCCGCCGGCTTCCGGATCGGCATCGAACACGGTGCAGTGATAGCCGAGCGGCGCCAGATCGCGCGCCACCGTCAGCGAGGCGGGACCGCCGCCGACCAGCGCGACGCGCTTGCCGTTCTTCGCCGCCGGCTTCGGCAGGCGCTGCTTGATGTCGTCTTTGAAGTCGGCCGCAACGCGCTTGAGGCGGCAGATCGCGACGGGGGTTTCCTCGACGCGACCGCGCCGGCACGCCGGCTCGCATGGACGATCGCAGGTGCGTCCCAGGATTCCGGGAAACACGTTCGACTTCCAATTGATCATGTAGGCGTCGCTGTAGCGGCCTTGGGCGATCAGTCGGATGTATTCGGGAACGGGAGTGTGCGCAGGACAGGCCCATTGGCAATCGACCACTTTGTGAAAGTAGTCGGGGGCCGCAATATCGGTCGGTTTCATTCCTACCCTGTCCGCGCAGGCCCAAAGACCCCGCGGCCTTTTTTGTTTGAGCTTGGCGAGCGCTTAACGCGCTTCAATCTGGTTTCTGAATGACGTCATTGGGTTAGCTTATTAGAACCGTTCCGAAGTACAACGGCAAAGTTTCGAGATCACCGCCTTTCATAGGAGCTGCGCGCCAGCAGCATTGACGCCGCCGCATCGGCCATGCGGCAGTGCAGCATGTTGCGATGGATGTGAGCGCGTCAGGCGCGCGCGATGTCGCTCTTCGCGAGGTCCCACATCAGGCAGTAGGTACCGACGGACACGGGAGGCGGCAGCGGCGATGCGGCAGGACCCGTGAAGCGCTCGGCGATTACGGCCGAGACCGCGCCGACTTGCGTGCCGTCGATCAGCACGAACCAGTCGTGCGCGCCTTCGTTGCGCACCGCCGGAATGCCGGCCGTTGCGCCCGACAATTCCGGCTCGCTTTCGAGCAGATGCATCGAGATGATGCCGTCGTGCGTTTCGGGCCTCAGCTTTTCCTGCAGGGCATCACGCCAGGACGCCGCATTGTCGGGCGTCGGCCGCAGCCGCACCAGGCCGAGCGCAGCGCCGCGTCCGGTGCCGTTGCTGATGGTGATACGCGCGACGACGCGCAGCATGTCCTTGAAGCGCGCCATGCTCTTCCGCGACCAGTCGGTCTGGTTGGCCAGCCGCGCCCGATAGGCGGGGCTGTCGAGCACATCGAGCGTCGTGGTCGAGTACAGCGAGAGATATTTGGGATTGGCGGCATGCGCGACATAGCGCCGCGCCTCCAGGAATCCCTCGATTGCGACGCGCTCTTCCAGATGTTCGCGATCGTACCAGCGGTTGAAATCGGCCTCGTCCGCTGCGTCGATGTTCATCGACGTCAGCAGCATGCCTTTCCCGGCGAGCGGCATTCTTCTTGTCCTCTCATCGCCCGATCTTCGATGCGAGGTCCGCGATCGACTTCATCACGGCGTCCCTCACGCCGGTATCATAGAGCGAATGTCCTGCGCCTTCCACGACGCGAAGCTCGGAACCGGGCCATACTTTCGTCAGGGCCTGCGACGTCTCGGGCGGACACAACAGGTCATAGCGGCCTTGGACGATGATGCCCGGGATGCCTTCGAGCCGAGCCGCATTCCGCAGCAGCTGGCTGTCACTCATGAAGCTGTCGTTGACGAAATAATGCGCCTCCATGAACGGCGTCGCCGGCAGCGTGCGCCAGACGTTCAGCGAGGCGAGGTCCAGCCGGGTCTTGGCAGGCTTGTGCTCGGACAAGACGCGCTCGGTATCGTGCCAGGCCCGTACGGCTGGACCGTGCACGGCCGGATCGGCATCGAGAATGCGGCGCCAATAGGCCTCGACCGGCCGCGCCCGCTCTTCCGGCGGCAGCACACTCAGAAAATCCTCGTACAGTGCGGGATAGAATTGCGCCAGGCGCGAGGTGAAGGCCGTCTCGACCTCCGTCCGCGTGCCGAGGAACGTCGCGCGCAACGCGATGCCGGACACGCGCTCGGGATGCGCCTCCGCATAGGCCAGCGCCAGCGTCGCGCCCCAGGAGCCGCCGACCACCATCCAGCGGTCGAAGCCGAATTTCTCGCGGATCTTTTCCATGTCCGCGATCAGATGCGCGGTGGTGTTGTGCGCGCGCGACCCCTTGGGACGGCTGCGGCCGCAGCCGCGCTGGTCGAACAGCACGGCGCAGAAGCGGTCCGGATCAAACAGCCGGCGATGGTCGGGCTGGCAGCCGCTGCCGGGCCCGCCATGCAGATAGATTGCGGGAATGCCATCGCTGCGCCCGACGCTCTCGACATAGAGCTCATGGCCGTCGCCGACGTCGAGCATGTCGGAGGTCAGCGGAGCGAAGGGGTCGGCACGTCTAACGGAAGCGGCCGCGTCGGCGTCAGGTGCCATTCTCGGATTCCAGAGTACCGCCGGCGAAGTTGCGGTAAAGGAAGCGGCTGGTCTCGCCTTCGGCTTCGGCTTCCGCCTGCTTGAAGATGGTCTCGTGCAGCGGCGACAGCGCGCAGGCCGGGTCGGTGTTGGCGGCATCGCCCGTCAGCGCAAAGGCCTGGCAGCGGCAGCCGCCGAAATCGATCTCGCGGAATTCGCAGCTCTTGCACGGCTCCTTCATCCAGCCGGTGCCGCGATAGCGGCTGAAGGCGTCGGAGTTCTGCCAGATCCAGGCGATCGAATGGTTGGAGCGCACCGATTCGAAATCGAGCCCGGTGATGCTCTCGGCGGCGTGGCAGGGCAGCACCTTGCCGGCGGGCGAGATGTTGAAGAACTGCCGGCCCCAGCCGCCCATGCATTTCTTCGGCCGCAGCGCGTAATAATCAGGCACGACATAGTCGATGGTCAGCCGGCCCTTCAGCTGCTCGCGCGCCTCCTCGACGATGCGGGTGCATTCGTCGAGCTGCGCCACCGTCGGCATCAGCGCGGCGCGGTTCTTCAGCGCCCAGCCGTAATATTGCACATTGGCGACTTCGAGCCGGTCGGCGTCGAGATCGAGCGACATCTGGATGATGTCGGGGAGCTGGTGCAAATTCTGCCGGTGCATCACCGCGTTCACGGTGAGCGGCAGATCGAGCTCGCGCGTCCATTTGGCGACTTCGAGCTTCTTGCGGTGGCCGCCCTTGTAACCGGCGACGCGATCGGCGAGGCCTTCCTCGATGCCCTGGAAAGAGATCTGCACGTGGCAGAGTCCGGCATCGGCGAGATCGCTGAGCTTGTCGCGCGTCAGCAGCACGGCCGAGGTGATGAGGTTGGTGTAGAGCCCGACGTCGCTGGCGTGCTTGACCAGTTCGACCAGGTCCTTGCGCGCGGTCGGCTCACCACCGGAGAAGTGCACCTGGAGCACGCCGATCTCGGCGAGCTCGCTCAGCACCTTTTTCCATTCGTCTGTCGTCAGCTCCTTGCCCGAGCGATCGAGCTCGACCGGGTTGGAGCAATAGGGGCATTGCAGCGGGCAGCGGTGAGTGATTTCGAGCAGCACCGCGAGCGGAATGCCGAACGTCTCCGCCGTCGAGCGCTGCTTCTCCAGCACCGCGAGACTGTCGCTTGTCTCCGGCGTGATCGTGGGATTGCCGAGCACGTCGCTCATGGCGTCTTCTCCCTGATCTCCGTGAGGAAGCCCTTGTCGGCGAGATCCTGCAGCATGGCGATGACATCGGTGAGGATCGCCTCGCGCGGCGCGGCATATTTCGCGGCGAGCTGATCGGCGACGTCACCGACATTGCGTTCGCCATTGCAGAGCTGCAAGACCTCGACCGCGATCTCGTCCGGCGCCAGCACCCGTTCCGGCGCCAGGATCACCCAGACTTTGCGCGTCTCGTCGTATTTCAGCTTGGCATGCCGCGGCAGCACGGGGCGGCTTGCCTCGCTGACGCTGATGTGACGCGGCCCGGCCATTGCTCTTGTCCCTCAGCTCGTTTTGGGCACGAATGCGCCCGGCGGAATGTGGCCCTCGACATAGGCGTGCTGGAGCGCATCGAGCTGCACCCACAGCACGTTGGTCTTGAAGATCAGCGCGTTGCACACAAGCGCGCGCTGCTCCGGTGTCGTGGCATGCGCCTTGACATAGTCGAGCGCAAAGCCGGCATCGCGCGGCGCTTGCGCCAGGCGGCGCTTGAAATAGCTCATGATGTCGGGGTTGACGAAGTCGTAATGCTCCAGCATGCCGGAGATGCGCTCCTCATGCAGGTTCGGCGCGAACAGCTCGGTGAGCGAGGAGGCGATCGCCTCCAGCGGGCTTTTTTCGCGGCAATAGTGCACGTAGGCTTCCACGGCAAAACGCGTCGCCGGCAAAATGCCTTCGGTCGATTCCACATAGGCTGTGTCGAGGCCGAGGCCCTCGGTCAGCTTCAGCCAGCGCTCGATGCCGCCCTCGCTGCCGACATCGCCATCATGGTCCTCGATGCGGTGGCGCCATTCCAGCCGCGTGGCGCGGTCGCGGAAGCGCGAGATCACCACCGCGTCCTTGATCGGGATCGTGCTCTGGTAATAGTAGCGGTTCAGCGCCCAGGCCTGCACCTGGCCCTTGTTCAGCTTGCCGCCATGCAGCAGCTTATGGAACGGATGCAGGCTGTGATAGCGCGTGGCGCCGATATGGCGCAGCGTCGCCTCGAGCTCCTCGGCGGAGTTGAGCTTGATGTCCTTGCCGATCGAGAGCGCGGTCATTCCTGTCAGTGACGCGGCATTCACAGCACGATCTCCGTTCCGTCGGCGGGTATCTGCCAGCCCGCCGCTTCCGTGGCTTTCCGCTCGGGTGACGTGGGCAGCAGCGCCGGATTCGAGTTATTGATATGCAGAAATATCTTCGTGTCGGTATCGAGATCGGCCAGCCGCGCGATCGCGCCGTCCTCGCCCGACATCGCGACATGGCCCATGCTCTTGCCGGTCTTGTGGCCGAGGCCGGCCTTGATCATCTCGTCGTCGCGCCACACCGTGCCGTCGAAGAACACCAGCGCCGCGCCGTCGAGCTTGGCCTTGAGCGCATCGGTCACCTCGGCGCAGGCGGCGATGAAATAGAAACACTTGCCGGTCGATTTGTCGGTGATCTTGAGGCCCAGCGTGTCGCCGTCACCGGTCTCACCGCCGGGATGCGCCTTGCCCTCCAGATACCAGGCCGACTTGCCCGGCACTGCGAACGGCAGCACCTCGATGCCTGAGCGCGCGCCATCCGGCAGCCGCGGCTCGAACGGCTCGTTGATTTCGGTCGGCTGACGCTGCACGTTCTTCTCGTTCAGCACGTTGAAGATGCTGTTGCTCTTCAGGATCGCCAGCACCTTCTCATGCGCGTAGATCGTGAAGGGCGAGCCTTCGCGCATCGACAACAGGCCCGCGACCGCATCCACCTCGCCATTGGTCAGGATCACGCCCGCAATGGGCGTATGGCGCAGCGCGCCCAGCTTCGGATGCAGCTGCGGCGTGGCGTTCAATTGCTGGCGAAGGTCGGGGGAGGCGTTGATCAGGAACCAATGTTCGCCGTCGCCGCTGAAGGCGACCGACGCCTGGGTTCTCACGAGGTCATGTCCGCTGGCACGGGCCGCCCGGCAGCCCTCGCAACCGCAATTCCATTGCGGCACTCCGCCGCCGGCTGCGGCGCCCAGGACGACGACGCGAAGCATGATCCGTCTCCTGGAGGGAACGCTGCGAGGTGGATCTCGGGCCGACATCGTTGCCGACAAAGATCATGTCTTCCGGCAATCGATCGTGACCGAGAGATCCACCTGCGCTGAATGCAGTCGCCGCCGCTTACTTGCGGGTGGCGCTCACATACATGTTGATTTCCATGCCGCAGGGCACTTCGACGATCTTCGGGGCTTTCCAGGCCATTTGGCTCTCCATTTTCGCGAATTCGGACGTATCCGCCCACGGGGTAAATTAATGCGGGCGCAGAAGTTCGCCAGTGAAATTTTCCCGAGAATGGGCATGCTGCGGCGCGAAATGACGCTGGAACTGTACTTCTGAGGACGCTGCCTTGCGCATGGCGCATTCGGTCGCGAACCCTGTCCTGATAAAGCGGTTGTGAGTGCAGTGCAGCTTCCAATCCGATACAGCGACCCAAACTGGATCACGTGATGCCCAGATATTTCTTCAACACCCGTATCGGCGACGAATTGATCGTAGATCCTGACGGCGAGGACCTGCGCAATCCCGACCGCGCCTGGGAGGTCGCCCGCCAGATGATCCTTGAAGTCGTGAAATCGGAAGGCACGCAACGGGCCCTGCTGGAAGCGGTGATCGAGGTGACCGATGCCGACGGCGAGATCGTGCTGGAGTTCCCCTTCACCGAGGCCCTGCTGGACATGCCGGACCCGTCCGCGACCCGGCATTAGAGGCTGCCGGCGGGATTGGTGAGACCTGCCCCAGCTCTCTCCCCGTCATTGCGAGGAGCGAAGCGACGAAGCAATCCAGAATCCCTCCTCGGAGGCGGTCTGGATTGCTTCGTCGCAAGGGGCTCCTCGCAATGACGGGGCATGAGCGCCACCGGCGCCGCACCCGCGGTCCACCCACGCGAAATCCGCATGGCTTTGCCGCGTTCCCGGCGCTAAAACACGCCGGTCATACGGAGCAAGCCATGCAAGATCTCTGGCGCCTGTCGGCTGCCGACCTCGCCACCCTCGTGAAATCCAAAAAAGTGTCTGCCAGGGAAGCCGCCAAGGCCGGTCTCGCCCGCCTGGATGCCGTCAATCCCCGGCTGAATGCGGTAATCGACCACCGGCCCGACGACGTGCTCAAGCAGGCCGACGCCGTCGATGCCGCCATCGCGCGGGGCGAGGATCCCGGCGTGCTCGCGGGCGTGCCCGTCACCATCAAGGCCAATGTCGACCAGGAAGGCTTTGCCACCACCAACGGCCTCAAGCTTCAGCGCGACGTCATCGCGCGCGAGGACAATCCCGTCGTCGCCAATTTCCGGAAATCGGGCGCGATCCTGCTCGGCCGCACCAATTGCCCGGCCTTCTCGTATCGCTGGTTCACCACCAATCTGATCCACGGCGACACCAAGAACCCCCGGGATGCCTCGCTGACGCCGGGCGGTTCCTCCGGCGGCGCCGGCTCGGCGGTCGCGGCCGGCATCGGCCACATCGCCCATGGCACCGATATCGCCGGCTCGGTCCGCTATCCCGCCTATGCCTGCGGCGTGCACGGACTGCGCCCGACCCTGGGACGCATCCCCGCCTTCAATCCGGCGCTGCCGGAGCGCCCGATCGGACCGCAGATCATGGCCGTGTCGGGGCCCCTGGCGCGCACGGTCAACGATTTGCGCATCTCGCTCGAAGCCATGTCGGCCCGCGACATCCGCGATCCCTGGTTCGTGCCGGTGCCGCTGCAAGGCCCTGACAGGGACAAGCGCGCCGCGCTCTGCCTCAATCCGGGTGGTCTTGCCACCACGCCGGAGGTGAAGGCGGCGGTGAGCGATGCCGGCAAGCGGCTGGAGCGCGCCGGCTGGACCGTCGATATCATCGAGGACACGCCGCCGATGCGCGAGGCGGTCGAGTGGCAGATCAAGCTCTGGCTCGGCGACGGCTATGAGGCGCAGCTGGAAGCTGCCGAACGCGAGGGCGATCCCGGCGCGCTGGCGTGCGTGCGCGGCAACCGCGGCAGGGTCACGCCGATGGACCAGGCCAATTACGCCAAGGCGCTGACGCGACGCGCCACGCTCACCCGCGAGTGGATGCTGTTCTTCGAGAAATACGCGGTGCTGCTGACGCCGGTCTCCGGCGAATTGCCGTTCCCAGATCATCTCGACCGCAAGGACGACGAATCCTTCAAACGTGTCTGGGAAGCGCAGCTGCCGCAGATCGCCATTCCCTTCATGGGACTGCCGGGCCTCGTGGTCTCCACCGGCCTCGTGGGCAAGGCGCCGGTCGGCGTGCACATCGTCTCTGGCCGCTATCGCGAGGATCTGTGCCTGCTCGCGGGCGAAGCGATCGAGGCCGGCGGCGTGCCGCCGTCGCCGATCGATCCCGTGGGCTAGCGATGACCGCCATCTACGATTTCAAGGCCAACTCGCTTGCCGGCGAGGAGGTCGCCATGCGCAGGTTCGAAGGGCAGGTGCTCCTGATCGTCAACACCGCGAGCAAATGCGGCTTCACGCCGCAATATCGCGGCCTTGAGGATCTCTATCGCGATCTGTCCCCGCGCGGCTTCTCGGTGCTCGGCTTTCCCTGCAACCAGTTCGGCGCGCAGGAGCCGGGGCAGGCGGGCGAGATCCAGGCCTTCTGCTCGACCAACTACGACGTCACCTTCCCGCTATTCGCGAAGATCGACGTCAACGGCGCCAATGCGCACCCGTTATATGAGTACCTGAAACGCCAGCAATCCGGGCTTCTCGGCGCCGCCATCAAATGGAATTTCACCAAATTCCTGGTGGACCGTGCCGGCAAGGTGATCGCGCGCTACGCGCCGACCGCGCGGCCGGAAGGCTTGCGCAACCAGATCGAAACACTGTTGTGAGCGAGACAATCATGAGCGACGAATTCCCTGATCGACTGTCGGTCGATCCGAACAGCCCCTATTACAACGCGGACATCCTCTCGCGCGACGTCGGCATCCGTTTCAAGGGTATCGAGAAGACCAATGTCGAGGAATACTGCATCAGCGAAGGCTGGGTCCGCGTCACCGCCGGTAACGCCAAGGACCGCCACGGCAACCCGCTGACCATCAAGGTGCACGGCCCGGTCGAGCCGTATTTCAGGGATAAGAAGTAGCTATTCCGCTTCGGGACGCACCACACCCTCCGTCGTCATGCCCGGGCTTGACCCGGGCATCCACGTCTCCGAACTCGCTCCGTAGCAAAGGCGTGGATGGCCGGGTCAAGCCCGGCCATGACGAGTGGAGAGGGTCAACCAGAAAGCCAAATCCCATGTCCGTCCGCATCGTCGACGTCCGCGAGATCACCAAGCCGATCTCGTCCCCGATCCGCAACGCCTATATCGACTTCACCAAGATGACGACCAGCCTCGTCGCGGTCGTCACCGACGTCGTGCGCGACGGTAAGCGCGTCGTCGGCTACGGCTTCAACTCCAACGGCCGCTACGGTCAGGGCGGCCTGATCCGCGAGCGCTTCGCCGCGCGCATCACGGAAGCCGATCCGAAGTCGCTGCTGAATGCTGCCGGCGACAATCTCGATCCCGACAAGGTCTGGGCCGCGATGATGACCAACGAGAAGCCGGGCGGCCATGGCGAGCGCTCGGTCGCGGTCGGCACCATCGACATGGCGGTGTGGGATGCGGTGGCGAAGATCGCCGGCAAGCCGCTGTTCCGTCTGCTCGCGGAGCGCCACGGCGTCACCGCCAATCCGCGCGTCTTCGTCTACGCCGCCGGCGGCTATTATTATCCCGGCAAGGATCTCTCGATGCTGCGCGGCGAGATGCGCGGCTATCTCGACCGCGGCTACAACGTCGTGAAGATGAAGATCGGCGGCGCGGGAATCGAGGAGGACCGCACGCGCATCGAGGCGGTGCTGAAGGAGATCGGCAAGGATGCGCAGCTCGCGGTGGACGCCAACGGCCGCTTCGATCTCGAGACCGGCATCGCCTATGCCAAGATGCTGCGCGACTATCCCTTGTTCTGGTACGAGGAGGTCGGCGATCCCCTCGACTACGCACTGCAGGCTGCGCTCGCCGAGTTCTATCCGGGCCCGATGGCAACGGGCGAAAACCTGTTCAGCCACCAGGACGCCCGCAATCTGATCCGCTACGGCGGCATGCGCCCCGATCGCGACTGGCTGCAATTCGACTGCGCGCTGTCCTATGGCCTGTGCGAATACCAGCGCACGCTTCAGGTGCTGAAGACTCACGGCTGGTCGCCCAGCCGCTGCATCCCGCACGGCGGCCACCAGATGTCGCTCAACATCGCTGCCGGTCTCGGCTTAGGCGGTAACGAAAGCTATCCCGACCTGTTCCAGCCCTATGGCGGTTTCCCCGACGGCGTGCGCGTCGAGAACGGCCACATCACCATGCCCGATCTCCCCGGCATCGGCTTCGAAGGCAAGTCCGATCTCTACAAGGAGATGAAGGCGCTGGCGGAGTAGGGCGGGCTGGCAGTGGGACGCGACGGCGTCCCCAACTCTCCACTGTCGTGCCCGCGAAGGCGGGGACCCATAACCCCAGGGAGGAGTCGTGGCGCGAACTGGAAGCTCCGAGTCCCCGTAACCACGT comes from Bradyrhizobium sp. CCGE-LA001 and encodes:
- a CDS encoding 2-oxoacid:acceptor oxidoreductase subunit alpha → MSDKKPLSSVNDFVVRFANVNGSGSASANEMFARAILRHGVPVSPRNIFPSNIQGLPTWYEVRVTEDGHLGARGGVDMMVAMNPQTWDKDVAGIEPGGYLFYDSTKPMPSTKFRDDITVIGVPLTAITNSTYTDPRQRQLFKNIIYLGALSALLDMDPKVIEQLIGEQYKGKEKLLSSNVHALHLGRDWALQNLKCPIGLRVKKSDKVGDRIFIEGNSAAALGAVYGGATVCAWYPITPSSSVAEAFTAHCKKYRHDPETGKAKYAIVQGEDELASIGIVIGASWNGARAFTATSGPGISLMTEFIGLSYFAEIPAVIMNIQRAGPSTGMPTRTQQCDIIACAYASHGDTKHVLLFPEDPAEAFEFAAAAFDLAERLQTTIFLMLDLDIGMNHRLCRPLKWDDARQYDRGKVMTTEMLEEGRDFGRYLDVDGDGIPYRTYPGTHPTKGSYFTRGTSRDRYARYSEEGSVYADNMQRLVRKFETAQDLVPRPLQANAERPTKYGVIYFGSTSPAMDEAIGLLEARGHQLDRLRIRAFPFHSSVASFLAEHDFVYVVEQNRDSQLRQLIVNENGIDPVRLVPIVHYDGTPITARFIAKAIGDHQDHLKVTPLRKAVS
- a CDS encoding FAD-dependent oxidoreductase, which produces MKPTDIAAPDYFHKVVDCQWACPAHTPVPEYIRLIAQGRYSDAYMINWKSNVFPGILGRTCDRPCEPACRRGRVEETPVAICRLKRVAADFKDDIKQRLPKPAAKNGKRVALVGGGPASLTVARDLAPLGYHCTVFDADPEAGGMMRTQIPKFRLPNSVIDEETGYILGLGVEYKGGHRIESMKALLAEKYDAVFVGSGAPRGRELDIPGRKEAASNIHIGIEWLANVSFGHVDKIGKRVIVLGGGNTAMDCCRTARRLGGEKVTVIVRSGFEEMKASPWEKEDALHEDIPILNYMVPVAFKHVSGKLIGVTFQHVKAEYDDKGRRNLVPSGDPDQTIPCDDVLVAVGQENAFPWIEQDCGIAFDKRHMPEVDPKTFVSTNPKVFFGGDAAFGPKNIIWAVAHGHDAALSIHKMLSGEDVTERPLPEVQISSQKMGIHEWSYDNDISIDKRYKVPHRDKVIALKDIRAEVELGYDVKLALGEAHRCLNCDVQTVFSTSLCIECDACVDICPMDCITFTANGEEDDLRHRLKAPSLHPDQDLYVSSDLKTGRVMVKDEDVCLHCGLCAERCPTGAWDMQKYFIEMTHAGSTCPTKSRSAA
- a CDS encoding DUF4286 family protein, yielding MPLAGKGMLLTSMNIDAADEADFNRWYDREHLEERVAIEGFLEARRYVAHAANPKYLSLYSTTTLDVLDSPAYRARLANQTDWSRKSMARFKDMLRVVARITISNGTGRGAALGLVRLRPTPDNAASWRDALQEKLRPETHDGIISMHLLESEPELSGATAGIPAVRNEGAHDWFVLIDGTQVGAVSAVIAERFTGPAASPLPPPVSVGTYCLMWDLAKSDIARA
- the pip gene encoding prolyl aminopeptidase, which gives rise to MAPDADAAASVRRADPFAPLTSDMLDVGDGHELYVESVGRSDGIPAIYLHGGPGSGCQPDHRRLFDPDRFCAVLFDQRGCGRSRPKGSRAHNTTAHLIADMEKIREKFGFDRWMVVGGSWGATLALAYAEAHPERVSGIALRATFLGTRTEVETAFTSRLAQFYPALYEDFLSVLPPEERARPVEAYWRRILDADPAVHGPAVRAWHDTERVLSEHKPAKTRLDLASLNVWRTLPATPFMEAHYFVNDSFMSDSQLLRNAARLEGIPGIIVQGRYDLLCPPETSQALTKVWPGSELRVVEGAGHSLYDTGVRDAVMKSIADLASKIGR
- the pqqE gene encoding pyrroloquinoline quinone biosynthesis protein PqqE → MSDVLGNPTITPETSDSLAVLEKQRSTAETFGIPLAVLLEITHRCPLQCPYCSNPVELDRSGKELTTDEWKKVLSELAEIGVLQVHFSGGEPTARKDLVELVKHASDVGLYTNLITSAVLLTRDKLSDLADAGLCHVQISFQGIEEGLADRVAGYKGGHRKKLEVAKWTRELDLPLTVNAVMHRQNLHQLPDIIQMSLDLDADRLEVANVQYYGWALKNRAALMPTVAQLDECTRIVEEAREQLKGRLTIDYVVPDYYALRPKKCMGGWGRQFFNISPAGKVLPCHAAESITGLDFESVRSNHSIAWIWQNSDAFSRYRGTGWMKEPCKSCEFREIDFGGCRCQAFALTGDAANTDPACALSPLHETIFKQAEAEAEGETSRFLYRNFAGGTLESENGT
- the pqqD gene encoding pyrroloquinoline quinone biosynthesis peptide chaperone PqqD gives rise to the protein MAGPRHISVSEASRPVLPRHAKLKYDETRKVWVILAPERVLAPDEIAVEVLQLCNGERNVGDVADQLAAKYAAPREAILTDVIAMLQDLADKGFLTEIREKTP
- the pqqC gene encoding pyrroloquinoline-quinone synthase PqqC produces the protein MNAASLTGMTALSIGKDIKLNSAEELEATLRHIGATRYHSLHPFHKLLHGGKLNKGQVQAWALNRYYYQSTIPIKDAVVISRFRDRATRLEWRHRIEDHDGDVGSEGGIERWLKLTEGLGLDTAYVESTEGILPATRFAVEAYVHYCREKSPLEAIASSLTELFAPNLHEERISGMLEHYDFVNPDIMSYFKRRLAQAPRDAGFALDYVKAHATTPEQRALVCNALIFKTNVLWVQLDALQHAYVEGHIPPGAFVPKTS